One window of the Conexibacter sp. SYSU D00693 genome contains the following:
- a CDS encoding RluA family pseudouridine synthase — protein sequence MRLQVAPEQAGERLDALLAEPLGSRSRAARLIEAGAVTVDGAAVAKRHKVAAGEVVEVDDGADAPPAPEDVGATVDFAVPYEDEHLLVVDKPAGLVVHPGKGNRTGTLAQALAGVAAGGEDGWRAGIVHRLDRDTSGLLVVAKSEEAHRRLKAALQRREVTRQYTALVEGVPPARSGTVDAPIGRDRRVRTRMSTDTDEGRHAVTHFELEQVLGQGGARFALLRVKLETGRTHQIRVHLQAIGHPVAGDPEYGTAGLLGLERQFLHAARLAFAHPFTGAPVDVESALPADLRRALEEAEGGPDRRR from the coding sequence ATGCGGCTCCAGGTCGCGCCTGAGCAGGCGGGCGAGCGGCTCGACGCGCTCCTGGCCGAGCCGCTGGGCTCGCGCTCGCGCGCCGCGCGGCTCATCGAGGCCGGCGCGGTCACCGTCGACGGCGCCGCGGTCGCCAAGCGCCACAAGGTGGCGGCGGGCGAGGTGGTCGAGGTCGACGACGGCGCCGACGCGCCGCCGGCCCCCGAGGACGTCGGCGCGACGGTCGACTTCGCCGTCCCCTACGAGGACGAGCACCTGCTGGTGGTCGACAAGCCCGCGGGGCTCGTCGTGCACCCGGGCAAGGGCAACCGCACGGGCACGCTGGCCCAGGCGCTGGCGGGCGTCGCGGCGGGTGGGGAGGACGGGTGGCGCGCGGGCATCGTCCATCGCCTGGACCGCGACACCTCGGGCCTGCTCGTCGTCGCGAAGTCCGAGGAGGCTCACCGCCGGCTCAAGGCCGCGCTGCAGCGCCGCGAGGTCACCCGGCAGTACACGGCGCTCGTCGAGGGGGTGCCGCCGGCGCGGTCCGGGACGGTCGACGCGCCGATCGGCCGCGACCGCCGCGTGCGCACGCGGATGTCGACCGACACCGACGAGGGCCGCCACGCGGTCACGCACTTCGAGCTCGAGCAGGTCCTCGGGCAGGGCGGCGCGCGCTTCGCCCTGCTGCGGGTGAAGCTCGAGACGGGACGCACGCACCAGATCCGCGTCCACCTGCAGGCGATCGGCCACCCAGTCGCGGGCGACCCGGAGTACGGGACCGCGGGCCTCCTCGGCCTGGAGCGCCAGTTCCTGCACGCGGCGCGCCTCGCCTTCGCCCACCCGTTCACCGGCGCGCCGGTGGACGTGGAGAGCGCGCTGCCCGCCGACCTGCGGCGGGCGCTCGAAGAAGCAGAGGGCGGGCCAGACCGCCGGAGGTAG
- a CDS encoding YggT family protein, giving the protein MDDVADFIRALVTVYTIVIIAYILSQMFFSFGGRIPYSRTSNAVLGFLRDVCEPYLSVFRRFIPPIGPLDLSPMVAIIVLQVVGNVVASAIESS; this is encoded by the coding sequence ATGGACGACGTCGCCGACTTCATCCGGGCGCTCGTGACGGTCTACACGATCGTCATCATCGCCTACATCCTCAGCCAGATGTTCTTCTCGTTCGGGGGCCGGATCCCGTACTCCCGGACCTCGAACGCGGTGCTGGGCTTCCTGCGCGACGTCTGCGAGCCCTACCTCTCGGTCTTCCGGCGCTTCATCCCGCCGATCGGCCCGCTCGACCTCAGCCCGATGGTCGCGATCATCGTGCTGCAGGTCGTCGGCAACGTCGTCGCGAGCGCCATCGAGTCGTCGTGA
- the lspA gene encoding signal peptidase II, protein MSPRARVVARAGAVLAAVLAVDQATKALVRADVERGSEDAILPFLDLVHTQNSGVAFGAFDGGGAIVVVLVAVALLALLAFFVTHLDQRLVWVPTGLLLGGALGNVVDRVVEGHVTDFLKLPAWPAFNVADIAITFGVLALLLVLESDGKERDADAAPGRA, encoded by the coding sequence GTGAGCCCGCGCGCGCGCGTCGTCGCGCGCGCCGGCGCGGTGCTGGCGGCCGTGCTGGCCGTCGACCAGGCCACCAAGGCGCTCGTGCGCGCCGACGTCGAGCGCGGCAGCGAGGACGCGATCCTGCCGTTCCTCGACCTCGTCCACACGCAGAACTCCGGCGTGGCGTTCGGCGCCTTCGACGGCGGCGGCGCGATCGTCGTCGTCCTGGTCGCCGTGGCGCTCCTCGCGCTGCTGGCGTTCTTCGTCACGCACCTCGACCAGCGGCTGGTGTGGGTGCCGACGGGCCTGCTGCTCGGCGGCGCGCTGGGCAACGTGGTCGACCGCGTCGTCGAGGGCCACGTGACGGACTTCCTCAAGCTCCCCGCGTGGCCGGCGTTCAACGTCGCCGACATCGCCATCACCTTCGGGGTCCTGGCGCTGCTGCTGGTCCTGGAGAGCGACGGCAAGGAGCGCGACGCCGATGCGGCTCCAGGTCGCGCCTGA
- the frr gene encoding ribosome recycling factor, which produces MIDDLLADARERMAKAVSSTQTEFGTVRTGRASPALLDRIVVDYYGAPTPLKQLATINASEARLLTIQPYDASSIKAIEKSILESDVGLTPSNDGKVVRLAIPELNEERRREMVKVARGIAEDGRVRIRNIRRDVMHDLKELKDEGEVGADDERRGEAELQKATDSAVAELDGHLKAKEAEILEV; this is translated from the coding sequence CTGATCGACGACCTCCTGGCCGACGCCAGGGAGCGCATGGCCAAGGCCGTGTCCTCGACGCAGACGGAGTTCGGCACGGTGCGCACCGGTCGCGCCAGCCCGGCGCTGCTCGACCGCATCGTCGTCGACTACTACGGGGCGCCGACGCCGCTCAAGCAGCTGGCGACGATCAACGCCTCCGAGGCGCGGCTGCTGACGATCCAGCCCTACGACGCCTCGTCGATCAAGGCGATCGAGAAGTCGATCCTCGAGTCCGACGTCGGCCTGACGCCGTCCAACGACGGCAAGGTCGTGCGCCTCGCGATCCCGGAGCTCAACGAGGAGCGCCGCCGCGAGATGGTCAAGGTCGCCCGCGGCATCGCGGAGGACGGGCGGGTGCGCATCCGCAACATCCGCCGCGACGTCATGCACGATCTCAAGGAGCTCAAGGACGAGGGCGAGGTCGGTGCCGACGACGAGCGTCGCGGCGAGGCCGAGCTGCAGAAGGCGACCGACAGCGCCGTCGCCGAGCTCGACGGCCACCTGAAGGCCAAGGAAGCCGAGATCCTCGAGGTCTGA
- a CDS encoding pyrroline-5-carboxylate reductase encodes MAVRLGLVGAGNMARALARGMGEPVAVFDPFPGRAQELVDELGGEVCASGAEVAQAAPLVLLCHKPPQLGDVAAEVAPHARRVASILGAVPLAALRAAYPDATVTRWLPSTPVEVRQGATILAAESDEDPDARELFDRCGPVFELAEAQVDVAMGLMSNAPAYVALLAEAQVDAGVRRGLPAPLAAELVVQTFAGTAALLRERGFDTLAVRREVTSPGGSTARGLAALERAGVRTAFHDAIDAVLGDR; translated from the coding sequence ATGGCCGTGCGGCTGGGGCTGGTCGGGGCGGGCAACATGGCGCGGGCGCTGGCCCGCGGCATGGGGGAGCCCGTCGCGGTCTTCGACCCGTTCCCCGGCCGTGCGCAGGAGCTCGTCGACGAGCTGGGCGGCGAGGTGTGCGCGTCGGGCGCCGAGGTGGCGCAGGCCGCGCCGCTGGTGCTGCTGTGCCACAAGCCCCCGCAGCTCGGCGACGTGGCCGCCGAGGTCGCGCCCCACGCCCGGCGCGTGGCGTCGATCCTCGGCGCCGTGCCGTTGGCGGCGCTGCGCGCCGCCTACCCGGACGCGACGGTGACGCGCTGGCTGCCGTCGACGCCGGTCGAGGTGCGCCAGGGCGCGACGATCCTCGCCGCCGAGTCCGACGAGGACCCCGACGCACGCGAGCTCTTCGACCGCTGCGGGCCGGTGTTCGAGCTCGCCGAGGCGCAGGTCGACGTCGCGATGGGCCTCATGTCCAACGCGCCCGCCTACGTGGCGCTGCTGGCCGAGGCGCAGGTCGACGCGGGCGTGCGCCGCGGGCTGCCCGCGCCGCTGGCCGCCGAGCTCGTCGTCCAGACCTTCGCCGGGACCGCCGCGCTCCTGCGCGAGCGCGGCTTCGACACGCTCGCGGTGCGCCGCGAGGTCACCTCGCCGGGCGGGTCGACCGCCCGCGGCCTGGCGGCCCTCGAGCGGGCCGGCGTGCGCACCGCGTTCCACGACGCGATCGACGCCGTGCTCGGGGACCGCTGA
- a CDS encoding translation elongation factor Ts gives MSTTISAADVSALRKQTGAGMMDCKKALQEADGDFEKAVEILKVQMGNKLGKLAGRETAEGTVQSYIHANGKVGVLVQVECNTDFVARNEDFIAFAKDLALHIAAMNPQYVSADDIPQDAKDKEIRVWEQQLEAEGKPEHIRPKIIEGKLKAWAKEVALLDQPHVNGDKYDGKTIEQLRGEVSATTGENVVIKRFSRFAVGE, from the coding sequence ATGAGCACCACCATCTCCGCGGCCGACGTCAGCGCGCTGCGCAAGCAGACCGGCGCCGGCATGATGGACTGCAAGAAGGCCCTCCAGGAGGCCGACGGCGACTTCGAGAAGGCCGTCGAGATCCTCAAGGTCCAGATGGGCAACAAGCTCGGCAAGCTCGCGGGCCGCGAGACCGCCGAGGGCACCGTCCAGTCCTACATCCACGCCAACGGCAAGGTCGGCGTGCTCGTCCAGGTCGAGTGCAACACCGACTTCGTGGCGCGCAACGAGGACTTCATCGCCTTCGCCAAGGACCTCGCGCTGCACATCGCGGCCATGAACCCGCAGTACGTCTCGGCCGACGACATCCCGCAGGACGCCAAGGACAAGGAGATCCGCGTCTGGGAGCAGCAGCTCGAGGCCGAGGGCAAGCCGGAGCACATCCGCCCGAAGATCATCGAGGGCAAGCTCAAGGCCTGGGCCAAGGAGGTCGCGCTCCTCGACCAGCCGCACGTCAACGGCGACAAGTACGACGGCAAGACCATCGAGCAGCTGCGCGGCGAGGTCTCGGCGACGACCGGCGAGAACGTCGTCATCAAGCGCTTCTCGCGCTTCGCCGTCGGGGAGTAG
- the rpsB gene encoding 30S ribosomal protein S2, translated as MAEIGIRELLEAGVHFGHQTRRWNPKMRRFIHGERGGIYIIDLLQTERLLRQAQEFASQLAHRGGVVLFVGTKKQARDAVKETAEAAGMPYVNQRWLGGLLTNFQTMSNRIRRLHDLERYQADGQLELLPTRERMAALADLEKLQANLGGVKHLQRVPDAMFVVDLKTEAIAVREAQRLRIPIIGLVDTNCDPDGIDYVVPGNDDAIRSCALVTQAIGEVVREGYGSWRNAEEERIRREWEEQQRRQAEEQARREAEAQARAEAEAAARAEAEGQQQAAEQAAAEQGAPQTDTPQQ; from the coding sequence ATGGCCGAGATCGGCATCCGGGAGCTGCTGGAGGCCGGGGTCCACTTCGGTCACCAGACGCGCCGGTGGAACCCCAAGATGCGCCGCTTCATCCACGGTGAGCGTGGCGGCATCTACATCATCGACCTCCTGCAGACCGAGCGCCTGCTGCGCCAGGCCCAGGAGTTCGCCTCCCAGCTGGCCCACCGCGGCGGCGTCGTCCTCTTCGTCGGCACGAAGAAGCAGGCGCGCGACGCGGTCAAGGAGACCGCCGAGGCGGCCGGCATGCCGTACGTCAACCAGCGCTGGCTGGGCGGCCTGCTCACGAACTTCCAGACGATGAGCAACCGCATCCGGCGGCTGCACGACCTCGAGCGCTACCAGGCCGACGGCCAGCTCGAGCTGCTGCCCACGCGCGAGCGCATGGCCGCCCTCGCCGACCTCGAGAAGCTCCAGGCCAACCTCGGCGGCGTCAAGCACCTCCAGCGCGTCCCCGACGCGATGTTCGTCGTCGACCTCAAGACCGAGGCGATCGCCGTGCGCGAGGCCCAGCGCCTGCGCATCCCGATCATCGGCCTCGTCGACACCAACTGCGACCCCGACGGCATCGACTACGTCGTGCCGGGCAACGACGACGCGATCCGCTCGTGCGCGCTCGTGACCCAGGCGATCGGCGAGGTCGTCCGCGAGGGCTACGGCTCCTGGCGCAACGCCGAGGAGGAGCGCATCCGGCGCGAGTGGGAGGAGCAGCAGCGCCGGCAGGCCGAGGAGCAGGCCCGCCGCGAGGCCGAGGCCCAGGCGCGCGCCGAGGCCGAGGCGGCCGCCCGTGCCGAGGCCGAGGGCCAGCAGCAGGCCGCCGAGCAGGCCGCGGCCGAGCAGGGCGCCCCGCAGACCGACACCCCGCAGCAGTAG
- the uppS gene encoding polyprenyl diphosphate synthase: MAGEAPAAAKYVAIITDGNGRWAQARGLPHAEGHRAGADVVKARLRDAVDFGVRELTVYSFSTENWSRPVEEVSALMRMFSERIIGETPELKEEGVRMRFLGRREGVAPDLLEQMDWAEAETAANDRLTFYIAFNYGGRAEVVDAARRFTGTTEEEFRALLYAPEMHDPDLVIRTSGEQRLSNYLLWQSAYSELVFRDELWPDFTREAFRASLDEFTTRQRRFGGR; this comes from the coding sequence GTGGCCGGCGAGGCGCCCGCTGCGGCGAAGTACGTCGCGATCATCACCGACGGCAACGGCCGCTGGGCGCAGGCCCGCGGGCTGCCGCACGCCGAGGGCCACCGCGCCGGCGCCGACGTCGTCAAGGCGCGCCTGCGCGACGCCGTCGACTTCGGGGTGCGCGAGCTGACGGTCTACTCGTTCTCCACGGAGAACTGGTCGCGGCCGGTCGAGGAGGTCTCCGCGCTCATGCGGATGTTCAGCGAGCGGATCATCGGCGAGACGCCCGAGCTCAAGGAGGAGGGGGTGCGCATGCGCTTCCTCGGCCGCCGCGAGGGCGTGGCGCCCGACCTGCTCGAGCAGATGGACTGGGCGGAGGCCGAGACGGCGGCCAACGACCGCCTGACGTTCTACATCGCCTTCAACTACGGCGGGCGGGCCGAGGTCGTCGACGCCGCGCGGCGCTTCACCGGGACGACCGAGGAGGAGTTCCGCGCGCTGCTCTACGCGCCCGAGATGCACGACCCGGACCTCGTGATCCGCACGTCGGGCGAGCAGCGGCTGAGCAACTACCTGCTCTGGCAGTCGGCCTACTCGGAGCTCGTGTTCCGCGACGAGCTGTGGCCGGACTTCACGCGCGAGGCGTTCCGCGCGAGCCTCGACGAGTTCACCACGCGCCAACGCCGCTTCGGGGGGCGCTAG
- the pyrH gene encoding UMP kinase yields MPVEGHDAGRAPAFKRILLKLSGESLMGSLDYGTDPERVRKVAQAIKQVSERGVEVAVVVGAGNIFRGMQGVASGMDRATADYMGMLATILNALPLQDALEQMGVHTRVQSALTIAEVAEPYIRRRAMRHLEKGRVVIFAAGTGNPFFTTDTAAALRAVEIHAEAVLMAKNGVEGVYDDDPRTNPEATLLTDITHMDALQRGLKVMDATALSLCMDNRLAIHVFNMDDERNIDRIVSGERVGTLVATS; encoded by the coding sequence ATCCCCGTCGAGGGCCACGACGCAGGGCGCGCACCCGCCTTCAAGCGCATCCTGCTGAAGCTGTCGGGGGAGTCCCTCATGGGCTCCCTCGACTACGGCACCGACCCCGAGCGCGTCCGCAAGGTCGCCCAGGCGATCAAGCAGGTGTCCGAGCGCGGGGTCGAGGTCGCCGTGGTCGTCGGCGCCGGCAACATCTTCCGCGGCATGCAGGGCGTGGCCTCCGGCATGGACCGGGCCACGGCGGACTACATGGGGATGCTCGCGACGATCCTCAACGCCCTGCCGCTGCAGGACGCCCTCGAGCAGATGGGCGTCCACACGCGCGTGCAGAGCGCCCTCACGATCGCCGAGGTCGCCGAGCCCTACATCCGGCGGCGCGCCATGCGCCATCTGGAGAAGGGCCGCGTCGTGATCTTCGCCGCCGGCACCGGCAACCCGTTCTTCACGACGGACACCGCCGCCGCGCTGCGCGCCGTCGAGATCCACGCCGAGGCGGTCCTCATGGCCAAGAACGGGGTCGAGGGCGTCTACGACGACGACCCGCGCACGAACCCCGAGGCGACGCTGCTGACCGACATCACGCACATGGACGCGCTCCAGCGCGGCCTCAAGGTGATGGACGCGACGGCGCTGAGCCTCTGCATGGACAACCGGCTCGCGATCCACGTCTTCAACATGGACGACGAGCGCAACATCGACCGGATAGTGTCCGGCGAGCGGGTGGGGACCTTGGTGGCCACGTCATGA